The genomic region GTTGGAATTGTTGCGGCGTCTGGCGCATTGGATGCTCAAGGAGCCTGAACTGGAGGAAGAGACCCTGACCGCCGAAGTGCGCGGGCAGGCGGTGACCATCATCCGCCGGTCACTGGCCGAAGAGCCTCCGGGGCCGGTCACTGTCACCGGGCCGGATGGGGCGGAAGTCGTGCTGGAGATGCCGGAGACCGGGCCGGGACGGTTCGAGGCGGCATGGGAGGCGCCGATGCTGGGCCTGTACCGGCTGGAGCAGGGCGATCTGACCCGGGTGATAGCCGTGGGCCCGGCTGCCCCGCGTGAGTTTGTGGAAACCATCGCCACGGGCGACGATCTGGAGCCGCTGGCGGCGGCAACGCTGGGCGGCGTCACGCGGCTGGAGGATGGTATCCCGGATATCCGCACAGTGGCCGAGGGACGCCCTGCCGTTGGCCGTGGCTGGATCGGCGTCACCCCGCGTGAGGCCTATCTGACGGCGGATGTGAACGTGGCGGCGCTGCTGCCCGCGTGGATCTGGCTGCTGATCGCCGCAGGGCTGGCCATCGCGGCATGGCTGGTCGAGGGCCGGAAAGGCGCGCGGGCGGCCTGAGGCTTTGCCTTGCGGCCGGCGGCGGACCGGGGGTTTTCCACCCCCGGACCCCCGGAGAGTATTTCAAAAAGAGCAACTGCAGGGGGCGGGCTGGCCCATCTGCCAATTCCATTGGTTCGAATCGGTTGAATTGTCATCCTGAGCGCATTTGAGAGCGTGGGGGATTTGGAATGACGGATGTGGATGTGGTGGTCGTTGGCGCAGGCTGTGCCGGGCTGGCGGCGGCGAAGCGGCTGCGTGCGTCGGGGGCAAGTTTCGTCGTGCTGGAGGCGATGGGCCGGATCGGCGGGCGGGCCTGGACGACCAGCGATGATTTCGGCGTGCCCTTTGACATCGGCTGTGCCTGGCTGCACGCGGCGGACCGCAACCCGTTCTTCACCGAGGCTCAGGCCGCGGGATGGACCTTGCAGCATCACGATATGGGGCTGGATCACCTGTGGTTCGGCAAGCGCCGCGCCACGGATGCCGAGATGGCGGCAGAACGCCTGGCAGAGGCGGAGCTTGCCGCCTGTATCGAACGGCATCGAAGCGGGGATGACCGCTTGTCGTCAGTCGTTGAAGCCTGCCATGCGCTGCGGGTCAGCGCTACCTTCGCCGGGCCGATGGACTTTGGCGCCGATGACGACGAGATCAGCGTTGCCGATTACCGCAGTGCGGCGGACCTTGATCCGAACTATTTCACCAAGGAAGGCTTTGGCGCCTTGATCCACCGCTGGGGGGCGGATGTGCCGGTGCAGCTTGCGACCCCGGTCAGGCGCATCCGTTGGGATGGCCCCGGCGTCGAAGTGGAGACGGCAAAGGGCACAGTGCGCGCGCGGGCGGTGATCGTGACGGTGTCGACCGGCGTGCTTGCGTTCGAGGAGATCGCCTTCTCCCCTGATTTGCCCGACCCGCATCAGGAGGCGATCTTTGATCTGCCGATGGGTTTGCTGACCAAGGTGCCGGTGAAGGTGGAGGGGACGCGGCTGGGACTTTCGCCCTTCGACGACCTGCTGATGGAACGGCACGCGCGGCATGATCTTTACTTCCTGGCCTTCCCCTTTGACCTTGACCTGATGGTCGGTTTTGTCGGCGGC from Tabrizicola piscis harbors:
- a CDS encoding flavin monoamine oxidase family protein — protein: MTDVDVVVVGAGCAGLAAAKRLRASGASFVVLEAMGRIGGRAWTTSDDFGVPFDIGCAWLHAADRNPFFTEAQAAGWTLQHHDMGLDHLWFGKRRATDAEMAAERLAEAELAACIERHRSGDDRLSSVVEACHALRVSATFAGPMDFGADDDEISVADYRSAADLDPNYFTKEGFGALIHRWGADVPVQLATPVRRIRWDGPGVEVETAKGTVRARAVIVTVSTGVLAFEEIAFSPDLPDPHQEAIFDLPMGLLTKVPVKVEGTRLGLSPFDDLLMERHARHDLYFLAFPFDLDLMVGFVGGDFAWEMEAAGREAAVDFVTDRLVDMFGSDARKAVTHGAMTHWGAERYVRGGYAAARPGKAAARQVLAEPVGERIWFAGEALAGSLKQTAAGARLSGETVAGKVALWLSHQKHPA